CCCTGAGCTacagcccttgttttgtttttgatccagggtctcactatgtagcccagattgttTTCAAATTTGCTATGTGGCCTAGGTTATCCTCAAACTCTAGATTCACCTCCTGCGTACAAGGATCACAGACATGCACGACCATGCCCAATGGGTGTTTTCTGTTGTAATAAAATACACAATACAggctggacatagtggcacacgcctttaattctaacatttgagaggcagaggcaagtggatctgagtttgaggccggtctgcatcgtgagttccaggacagcaagggctatatagagaccctgtcttgaaggaaaaataaaaacaaaaaatacacacactACAAATCTAACCACCTCAATCATTGTAAGTATACTGTTCAGTTGTATCACATATCTATTGTCCTTCTACAATCACCAACATCCATTCCTAGGCCACAgtgtattttaattctttaaaaaattttatgccTGGCCAGGAGGcagttgcgcacgcctttaatcccagcactcgcagagccaggcggacctctgtgagttcgaggccagcctggtctacagagagagttccaggacagctaaggctacacagagaaaccctgtctcaaaaatcaaacaaaaacaaacagaaaaaaaaaagttatgcctGGCGTtgatggtgcaagcctttaatcccaacactcaggatgaggcagaggcaggcggagttctaggacagcctgggctaccagaaAACCCTATCCTGAAAAACATAAAAGAgttattgtttactttttttgttgttgttgtttcttgagacagggtttctctgtgtagcttttggagcgtgttctggaactcactctgtagaccaggctggcttcgaactcacagagatcctcctgcctcttcctcctgagtgctgggaataaaggcgagtgccaccactaCCGCCTAGCTCCcacattgcatttttatttgtagCTCTTCATTTGCTCCTAACAAAAGAAAGTCACTCCTAGAAAATATAGGGCACCAGCCTGGAACAATCAACTCAGACGGTCTCTTTGCCATTCCCAGCAGAACAATTATTCATATCCCCTTTGAAACTTATATAAGGGTCTACCGACATTCCAACTACCCCTAAGGAAAAGGAAAGACCCATATTCATACTTCAGCTCCCAATATCCTCTGACCTCTTTCTGGTCCATGAGCACTACTGAAGAGACGTAGCCGCCCTATAGGCTCCAAGCTATACCCCAAGGGCCCACTGGAtacttctgtctcctcctcttcgTCAGCATCCCAGTTAATAACCTGGGTGTTTTCCATGATCTGTGAAGGAAACACATTATTATTGTTCCTGTCATTGGTTTATACACATttgtagaggaaaaaaataactggAGGTAAACCTGCATAAACGTGGAGGTgatgctttttttcctttctttcttttttccccagacagggtttctctatgtagggctgtcctggaactcgctctgtagcccaggctggcctcgaactcacagagatccgcctggctctgcctcccaaatgctaggattcaaggcgtgtgccaccactgcccagctgaggtgATGCTTTTCTATCAGTCATTCTGAAGCATGTAAAAATATTGGGGAGGGGGCGTATAAGAATAtgtctgtgggggctggagagatggttcagaggttaggagcactgactgctcttccagaggtcctgagttcaattcccagcaaccacatggtggctcacaaccatctgtaatgagatctggtgccctcttctggcctgcagacagatatgctgtatacataataaataaataaatctttaaaaaaaaaaaagaatatgtctgTGGTAGAATGTTTGGATAGCCTGTGTGAGGCCATATGTTCAACACTTAGTACTACCAGTGGAAAAAGggggccaagtggtggtggcaaacacctttaatcccagcacctgggatgcagacaggcagatctccaaatTCGAGCCCAGTTTGGTCTAtacagtgggttccaggacagccagggctatacagagaaaccctgtctaaaaacaaaacaaaacaaaaatcttttttgaTTCAAATGTTGGCatatatctgtaattccagcacctgaggTGCCAAGGCAGGATGATTAAGACTTGGAGATCTGGCCATGCACGGTCATACATACCTTTGTatagcacttgcgaggcagaggtagtcagagctctgtgagttcaaggccagtctggtgtatGTAGTCTGTTCCAGGCCAAtcagagctacatagttagatcctgtctccaaaaaaaaaaaaaaaaaaaagtatgtggaAACCATCCTTGGTTACAGTAAGACCttgccccccaaaacaaaaaatatacacatgcatatttataCTTTTGGCCATGACAAAGAACTAAGGTCCAAATACACCAGTATCTACAAAGGGATATTTTATGGAATCTTAGGTTCTGGAGACTAAACCTAGGGCCTCTCacaaggcaaatgctctaccctgagctatatccccagcccccaaGTGGGCACTTTTATTTAAAGTCTGTAAAGCATGATAAACTGGATCTAGGTGGCATATGTCTGCAGTTCTAGCCATGAGGAAGCTGGAGCAGGACAACTGCTTGAGTCCTGGAGCTCCAGGTAAGCTCGGACAACATATTAAGACCCCTTAAAAAAATACAGCCGGTTTAGCAGttgaaggatggctcagtggttaggcaCTGCATCCTtcaagagaacctgggttcagtccccagaaccctcaTAGCTCTCAGCAGTTTATAACTcaatttccaggggatctgacaccctccttaGAACCAGGCCtcacctgtgtgtgggtgtgggtgttgaGAAATTGCTAAATGAAACATactgttttttccaagacagggtttctctgttgccctggctgtcctggacctcactctgtaggccaggctggcctcgaactcagaggtccgcctgcctctgcctccgagtgctgggaccgAAGGCgcgcgccactgccgcccgggtCAAACTGTTCTAATACTTGAAGTTGGCTGACTCGTTTATTCTTCCGGAGAACTCGGTgggtaaaacttttttttttcaggtgaggAAACTACTCTTGCCTACGATCACTCCTAATGTGACTCCTTGGCAAGGGCTTATTTCTTCCCCCCAGACTGGTACCCGCGGGACTgtgtccccctccccaccccaccccggggtCCGCCTTATTTACAATGATGATGCGCACCTGGGACCTTCCGCGGTATTTGGCACAGACATCACCAACCAAAACCAACCCTGCTCTCCTGGGGGCCACAGCGCCAGAGCTCCTGACTAAGGAACAAACGAAGCCAAGGCTCCAGACTGCACGGGTAGTTTTACCTATAAAGATGTCACACACGGGGAGACCGCTGACAGGGAAAGTAGGGCACCCCAAGAAGGAAACTCGGTCCTGTCAGCCCAGCCGACGCCTACGGCCCTCGCTCCCATGGGAGAGCGACCATCTTTGAGTTTGCTCCCGCGTGGCCCAAAGATTCCGCAAAGTCGTCAAAGCTACTCCGGGGCCATGATTAGCATAGGGATCTAACACGGGAACCCAGGTTACCTCCGCCCAGTGACACCCGAGGCACGCCCCTCGGGCCCTCAGGAGCACTCAAGATGGTAACCAGGGCGCGGGCGGCCGAACTCACCCACGGAgtccccgcgcgcgcgcgcgccgccCGTAACGGCCGCCAGCAGGGTGGCGGGAATGCGACTCCCGGAAGAGAGCCGGCGGGCTGATTGGCTACCGGAGCTGTCATTTACAACGCGGGGCGCGCCGATTGATTCAAATCCCAGGTCGGAAGCCCCGCCCCCCGGCCCGCCCCCTCAGAGCTCAAAAGTGTGGCTCCCGGCGGGAAACGTGCTGAAGGAAGCGCTGCCGCCGGGCAGGGGGCGTGGCCTGGGAGGCCGGCTCCGCCATTGGCTGGCGCCCTGGGCCAACCCACCGCCGCTACGTCCTCCGCCGTACACTTCCCGCGCAGATTTCCAAACGCCTACCACAGAGTCTGGCGCCAGTCGCCGGCGGCGGGTAGATCGGCCATACCATAGATGTCGCTCCAAGGCCAGAGCGCCCTTCTCGGTCGTCCCAGAAATGGCGCTAGCCGACTCCCGAGGAATGAGCGGTGGCCGGCTGCAGTCGTGGCTGGAGGTTGCAGATTGGAGGTCTGCCCGTAGGCGTGGCGCTCTAGAACGCCCCGTTGCAGAGGGATTTCATCTCCTTTCGATTTGGACGGCTTAGTAGAAATGTAGTTATTTATGTATAAAGTGACGGACATTTTGAGGTCACCTTCCCAAATGGAAgattctaaataaaacaaacgTGGGTAGGCAAACTGTTTCGGTAAAACCTCAAGGTCTGTCATCTTTCAAAAGACGGGAAAGATAGGATAAAATGGTTTACTTCAATATCATAACAAAACATGAAAGCATAGTAAGAAATTGGCTTGGGTGGCTTGGAGTTTCTCCCCACTGGTTATCTGTGTATGTTCACCATAAAGAAATCGGCAGACATTTGAAAATCGGcaggcttttcgagacagggtttctctgtgtagctttgcacctttcctggagctcactctgtagcccaggctggccttgaactcacagacatccgcctgcctgtgtgctgggattaaaggcgtgcgccaccaccgctcagcgaCATTTGAAACTTTTTAAGTTGGATTCTTTCCCCATGTTTCTACTGTTAATGGGATAAATTCAAATTCAAGTAACACAAAAAGAATCGGTTTCATTGTTAGCATGTCCAAAATTAAAacattgtatttttaatgaataaaggGGTATTAATGCTATTTAATGTTCTTATATTTAAAAGATGATTTGAGCTGCGTATTGATTAAATGCTAACAATGTCTTTGAtaacattttctttctgaaagagaaagggtctcattatgATGTACCTCTACCTGGCCTAGAACTAACAGAccaagttagccttgaactcaccgatcttcctgcctctgtctgggcCACACACTTACATGATCTCATTCCTGATACCTCTTACCACAccccttcctttgttttctctcacagaggtatttatttatgtgtattagtaTTTTGCTTGGATATCTGTGCAGTATTTGTGTGCCACgtgcctgcagaggacagaatggggtgttgggtcccctggaactgaactcGTGGATAGTTGAGAGCGTCTATGTggatgatgggaactgaacctgggtcttgttCCAGAACAACAAAAGCTCTTatttgttgagccatctctccagccccatgtatgttttgtttccaagacaggctctcattttgtagcccaggttagctagCCTTCAACGTACaagaatctttctgcctcaacctccccagtcTTTGGGAGGTTGGGCACAAGCTAATTTTTCctgttatttattttgagactgggtctaaAGCTGTACCTCCAGCTGGGCAGGAACTCTCTTAAGtaacccaggttgaccttgaatttcctgagatcctcctggcttAGAATGATGGTATTAACGTGTGAACCGTTCTACTCTGACTCTAATTAATCGTTTTGTATCCCTTTACACTTTTTAGGGTACTTAGTTTCTTCTATCGAATGAAACCCTGGGAAGAAGCTTATCGGCTCTGACTTGAGTCCATTCaatcccctctcccctcttccacagTTCCAGGACTTTTAATACAGCTTAACCTCgtgaaaaaaatcaaccaactGCCACAGCCTCATCTAGTGAATAAAATCAGCCGACTTCATCTGAGTGTCTGAGAGAGGCATCAGAAGACGCTGTCATTCTTTTAGGCATCCCATTTCACAGTCTGTATTGACAAGATGACCAGGATGTCTTCTGTGTCGTCCTAGAGgcattccacccccaccccccgccctgtCCTGTCCTCCTCCGGCCTCCGAAGAGATTACAGCTTCACTCTTTGTGAACATCCGTCCCGTGCAACAATTCTAGTCCGAAAAGTCCTTgcaattttgtttctcttttgaaacatccttggGACAACTCCCTTAGAGACAGGAGGGGATGCGAGGGAGTGGCGCTTACTGAAGTTCCTGTCTTGGGACCACAAAGTACTAGATAGTATGTATCTCGGACTTTCCGCTGAGCTATGCAGTCTGCCCTTACCAGAGCTACTGCGGCGGCAGCTTGCAGGGCGTGCCTACCCCACCTCCCAGTTCAGGGAACCTCAGACCTCCCAATTACTATATTTCCCAAAACTTCTTAGCACAAAAACCTCTCTCAGGAATAAAGGATAGGAATCTCATGAGAAgtcattttccattaaaaaaaataaatacaatcacACCCATACGCAAGATGCCCATTAAACCTCCCACAGTACCCACCCATGCCTAACTTCATTTTGCAGCGTGGACAATAGAGAACTACAACTCCCAAAAAGGATTGCGCTCGCCACTGGCTCATAGACCAATGGTCGCCTGGCACGTGATCGGCTGGGCTAATCAGCGACAGGCTGGAGAGGCTTTGTCTGCGACCAGGGGCTCCCGCCTATCTCCCGCCCCCGGCCGCGCGAACGCGCGCCCCGCCCTGCGCGCCTTCCCTCCTGCGCTCGCCGGCCTCTTCTGCCTCTTAGAACCTTCCTGCGGTGGTGCTCGCATCTCGCTGCTGCAGCCTCCGGGGCCACGTTCCATCCCTTCAGCCTGAGACcagcccagaaagaaaaaaaattatcttttcttgCTCGGCACCTACCTTGAAGCCATGAGGGAAATCGTGCACATCCAGGCTGGACAGTGTGGCAACCAGATCGGTGCTAAGGTaagaattttagaattttagcTGAAATCGGTGAGGATGAAAATCCAGGTTAGCATGAGGACTGTTACCGGGTTTCTGCATTCTCCATCCGTCAGCTTTGGGCCCTCAAAGTTTAGCACGTATAAATATAACCCATATTTGTAGCTAGCATTCTGATACtgaaaaatggagaaatatttttcttggcACATTTTCGGAAAGCCCTTAAAAAGACTTGGATTTAGGGGACAGAGAGTCTGAGGGACTGTTAAGTACCTATCTAAAGTGGGGTGTTCTAACGGTTCGAGAACTGGCGAGGAGAGATGCGGAAACGAGCGGAGACAAAGCCGAAGCGAGGTTTTCCCCTTgcggcacccccacccccaccccgcctggAGGGCCTTAGTGGAGCAGGactggagggggaaggggagaggttgGGCGGGCAGCTGCAGAGGTCCGTACGACGTGCTCCGGGTGCGCATTACCTCTCAACAAAGGCTTGGAGACCCTAGAGCACTCGCCATCCCCAGGCTTGTTTCAGCTTTTAGGTAGATAATGATTCTGTGGAGGGGGCTACTTTTAGTTTTCATTACCTTTAAGAAATCTCAGGGTGAGAACTGATGGGAAAGTGAGGTTTGCGTGTCTATAAGAGGTCCCTCAggactaagtgtgtgtgtgagagactaTTTAGGAGAGGGAAGCTAGCAAAGGAATAAAAATCTGAGGatatggttttttcttttttttctttccttttttttttttttttttttttgcgcgcAATTACAATGTagcgggggaggggtggggaggaggaagtgcGGCCGCTAAATTGTAGCCGAAGGGTGGGACCCTTCGGGGGCGGGGCTAGCGCCCCTGGCGCGCAGGGACAATGCAGCCCTAGCCCGCGGGGGCgcactggccccgcccctcgTGCCAGGCCCCGCCCACGCTGCTCCCGCCTTTGTGGGCTGCTGGAAGAGCGGCCCGCCACCGCAGTCACGTGGAACGCGCGTAAGGGGTGGGCGACTGCAGTGGCCGCACCTTTCTCCCCCAACCCTCTTTTGTGCTGGCCTGGAGGGGCGGTGCCCATCCTGAAGCGCTTGGCTGGGTGCTTAGCCAAGTGGGCGGGTGGCAGTCCAGTCCGCCCATATGGATGAACTGTCTGCCCATCGCTTATCCTAGCCACAAAGGTGGTGACCTTCCTAGGTGTAGGATCCTAATTGGAGGTTCGGCAGGCAGATAACGGAACTGCAGTATCTACACCTCAGCTTCGTTTGAGCATGTCTAGAATTGAAATGCGGGCGGGTAGCCTTCCCTTAGGACTTGGGCTATTGAGGGCTCATTGCTCTTCCCTATGCAGTTCTGGGAGGTGATAAGCGATGAACACGGCATCGACCCTACCGGTACCTACCACGGAGACAGCGACCTGCAGCTGGACCGAATCTCTGTGTACTACAATGAAGCCACAGGTGAGGGCAGAAATCCCGATTCTTTTTCCCTGTTAACACTTCTccagttgaggcagggtctcattatgcatCACTGGCTGGCCGGAACCTACAAAGGTCGGTCCACCTCCCGATTGCTGGATTTAAAGGCGGTATCACCGCGCCCTGTTATCCCACATAAGTACCTGTTAACCCCTTTGCACGAATCTCATCCTTTCCCTTTAGACACCCACCATAAGGAGCCAAAGATTAGCTCTGCTGCCACCAGGTGGCAGCGCCTGGAATGACAAGCTTAGTGGTTTGGGTATTGCCCACCCCAAATTAGATCTTCACTGCAGAGGGCTCTCAAACATCTGCTTGAATCCCTGCAGGTGGCAAGTATGTCCCCAGAGCTATCTTGGTGGATCTAGAACCCGGGACCATGGACTCCGTTCGATCAGGTCCTTTTGGCCAGATCTTCAGACCAGACAACTTTGTTTTTGGTGAGTTACATGAAATGAATTCCCATGTTCCCAAGGGGGTTTTTCCAAAAGTTGAAAGATTAGTAATAATCATGGCTCTCCCGAATCTTAGTGACTaagctttctaattttttttttctgacacctGACAGGTCAGTCTGGAGCAGGCAACAACTGGGCTAAGGGTCACTACACAGAGGGAGCCGAGCTGGTTGACTCTGTCCTGGACGTGGTGcggaaggaggcagagagctgcGACTGCCTGCAAGGCTTTCAGCTGACCCACTCGCTGGGGGGAGGTACCGGTTCTGGCATGGGCACCCTGCTCATCAGCAAGATCCGAGAAGAGTACCCTGACCGCATCATGAACACCTTCAGTGTGGTACCCTCGCCCAAAGTGTCTGACACCGTGGTCGAGCCCTACAACGCCACCCTCTCTGTCCACCAGCTGGTGGAGAACACCGACGAGACCTACTGTATCGACAACGAGGCCCTCTATGACATCTGCTTCCGCACCCTCAAGCTCACCACGCCGACCTATGGTGACCTGAACCACCTCGTCTCGGCCACCATGAGCGGGGTGACCACCTGCCTCCGCTTCCCAGGCCAGCTCAACGCCGACCTCCGAAAGCTGGCTGTCAACATGGTGCCCTTCCCACGTCTCCACTTCTTCATGCCTGGCTTTGCCCCA
This DNA window, taken from Peromyscus maniculatus bairdii isolate BWxNUB_F1_BW_parent chromosome 21, HU_Pman_BW_mat_3.1, whole genome shotgun sequence, encodes the following:
- the Tubb gene encoding tubulin beta chain; its protein translation is MREIVHIQAGQCGNQIGAKFWEVISDEHGIDPTGTYHGDSDLQLDRISVYYNEATGGKYVPRAILVDLEPGTMDSVRSGPFGQIFRPDNFVFGQSGAGNNWAKGHYTEGAELVDSVLDVVRKEAESCDCLQGFQLTHSLGGGTGSGMGTLLISKIREEYPDRIMNTFSVVPSPKVSDTVVEPYNATLSVHQLVENTDETYCIDNEALYDICFRTLKLTTPTYGDLNHLVSATMSGVTTCLRFPGQLNADLRKLAVNMVPFPRLHFFMPGFAPLTSRGSQQYRALTVPELTQQVFDAKNMMAACDPRHGRYLTVAAVFRGRMSMKEVDEQMLNVQNKNSSYFVEWIPNNVKTAVCDIPPRGLKMAVTFIGNSTAIQELFKRISEQFTAMFRRKAFLHWYTGEGMDEMEFTEAESNMNDLVSEYQQYQDATAEEEEDFGEEAEEEA